In Nymphaea colorata isolate Beijing-Zhang1983 chromosome 10, ASM883128v2, whole genome shotgun sequence, the genomic stretch ATCTGGAAGCGTAGAAGATTTTCCTTCCAAGATTGTCGCTAAAAATCAGGAAGGTAGGACGCGCCAAAAGCTTCCTTTTTGGGAACGGTTGGACACTTGGCACGCCTCCCTGCGTGTCTTGCTGCGCCTTCCACAAATGTCACCCTAGCTGGCGGCTTCTTCCTCCCTGCGTTGACACCTAGCCTCCCGAGATCAACTGCGGATCTCACTTGCCCAAAAATGTAGCCAAAGGATTTGGAAAGGAGACGACACCCAAATGTTACCTTTTTGGCACACTTATGCGTTAGGGCTGCCTTTTCATCTCCGGACGAATTTGCCCATGCTAAATAAGAATTAATTTAAGTAAAATCAAGATATAGCAAGGGCAGACTTGGAACTGAGTACCCAGTGGTCGGATCAGACCGGAAGTCACCGGATCTGACCGGAAAGATGACCGGAATTTTGATCTACTCCATGAAATCCGGCAAACAGTCTTACAGGCACCCAGAACTTGCAGTCGCTGATTCAATGGCCAAATGAAGTccaaatatgtttatttttggatatgttgtagAACTTTTAATTACGAATCCAACGGTATATGGATCGCCTGAAAACTCTACCGGAATCACCGGAAACAGCCTCTGCAAATGGCGGTTCTGCGGCAGACTGTGCCTGAGCGGCGGCGGCAGAAACAACGAACTTCCGCGGCGGATTCGCCCGGTGCGCCCTGGTCCGATCAAAGCTGAAATTTAAGTAAGCTGAGGCCGAGATCTTTGCAACAAGCTATCAATTGCCGTAAAACTCCCAGTGGGTCTCCAGATATAGCTATTTTATCAGGGATGATTTCTGGCGCTCCCTTCAGAAATCTGAGAATCGCCTTCTCCAACACAGTCGTCCTTATCCTAGGATTTGAGTGTCTTACCTATCTCTGTTTACTGCCAAATTTGAGTATGTTGTAGAGGACGTCGAGATCTTTCCAACGGTATATTGTACGCCCTCTAACTCCCAACGGATAGTGAGATATGGCCCTGTGATCAGAAGCTTCTGCTGTTGCCTCCTTCAGAAAACCGAGAGGCTCCGCCTTTGCGCGTTTCCTCTTTTGGATTCCGCGACttgccttcttttcttctcttctcctccttcctcgtTCCACAACCTGTCTTCAATAAATCATATCTTCAAATGGGGGATGTAGAATGCCTTATCTAGCCAGGATTTACTAGAGAAGAATCAGAATTTAGGCTGCTGGTCTAGGGACCAGCTGGATGCTTCCTTTCCTTCTCGTGATGCCTCCAAGACTAAATCTTCCTCTCCACTCAATGCCGCTGGTCCCAATCCAGTTAGGCGAGATGTTACTCTCGAATGCAAGATCTGAACCTTCGTTGATGTCGTGGGTAGGGCGAAACCGAGAACTCCTCCACTAAGTACTTAGGAAGGTGGAATACTTAGCTTTAGGATGAAGGTCTCGCCGGATGTTGTTGATGAAGAACCGGTGGGTAGAACCACGACACGTCGTCTTCTTCACCTCCCTATGGAGCAGCTGCCTCAATATCCCTTCGTGATCAAGGAAAATGCACAGCTGATCATCCAAGGACTCCTTGGTTCGGGTTAGatgttgatcttcttctttaatGGCTACCGGCAGCCATTAATGGATGGAAGACCTCCAGTAATCTCACGGCTTGGTGAGTATTGCTGTGTAGTGCTTCAATGGAAGCCACGCCCTAAGGACCAAAGAACTCCacgagggagaaagagagagcttctctcacttcattcaaattcaataagCATAATGAACATCGTCTCGGTTTCGTGCCTTTATAGACATAGGCCGAACCGGTTCCTAACTTGTCTCGGTATGAGACTTACAAAAACCGACTCAAATAAAAGAGAAACGGTACATGAATTAAATGacttaaacaaaataataaaatagtctTGGGTGCTCCTCCCGGATCCCAAATGAAGTCTTCAATCTCATGTTCTTGGATCTTGGACCCGTCTTTCATCTCATGCGTGTGGATCCTTCTTGGATCTCGGATCCCCTTATGGCTGTCCTTCGGATCTTCTTCTTGTATCTTGCTAGATCCGGATCCACTTGTCTCCTCACGCTGGTCCATGGTTGCACTAGGTGGTCCATCGCTCATCTTcatgccgagcccaccttctTCTAGGCTAGAGTCGCCTAGGTCTTCACCCTCTACGTTAGGTGTGCccgggtcttcttcatctaggCTAGGTGCGCCTCAGCCTTCGTCCTCTAGGCCAAGCATGCCTAGGTCTTCCGCACCTAGACATGATGAGTCTAGGTCTCCTAGGTCAAGGTAACCTAGGTCTTCTTAGTGTTCTTAACCTCACAAGAGAAAACACTGCCTTCACGCGAGAATGCCTTAGACGCTTTTGGGAGTTTAGCCTCCCTATGTTTTTCATCAACTCCGCTAGAAAACGCCTTAGCCGTAAATGCTAGAGAGAAACTACGAAAGTTAACCTCCCTCGAGTTTTTACCCTTGCTCGAAGTCGCTCCCGCTTGTTCTTCGCAAAACTCATGAACACAAAggttagcctcacaacaaatATGAGCGCCTTCGGCGGAGGTGCCAATGTGTGAAGTACGGACAATTGAAGTAGGCTCGTATCAAGGTGTTCTAGGAGCCGGTTCTACTCTAATCTGTGTTGCACATCAAgtgtttgataaatttttttatgaaaatctgaTGGTCAGTCTTCAAAGCAGCAGTAAAGAACTTGTGGCTGTCACCCTCAAAGAACATATAGAATTGTAGCTGCTAATTGGTCTGTAGCTTAACAGAAATTGTTTCAAGGTCTGGCCCTTGATTTTCTATACATCAGCATCTGTAGCCCAAGGAAACATTGTTGGATGGTTCTTCGGATGAATAATTACTGGTACTACAATGAGTAATTGCAATTATTGTTTGGGAGAATTCTCTGAGAAGGCCATTTCAATAATCTTTTTGTCTTTCGTTCTCCTTCAGTTTCAAGAATAGGAGTATAAACCTACGGCGGTTATTCAATTTTGCTGTTTATGCGGGTGATAATTGCAATTCCTAACTGTGGAACGgatggtagttttttttttttaaccaggCAAAAGGCAAGAACGATGGCTCCATATTCCAACTCTTATTTAGTAcctgtttttattttaatggcaAGCCGGGAAGAACCTCTTCACATACATCGGCCCTAGCTCCTGAACTTCCAAGTATGGTGAAATGAGTGAATGGAGATCATTTTAGTTGGCATCTTCTAACTTTCCCATGTGGAACTTGGGAGGCATGTATTTGTGACTGCATGCTTCAACTGCTTTGGACATTCTCTTGGCTTCTTGTGCAGCTTTTGTTGTCCAATGTTTGGCGGCCAAGCTTATTGTTGTAATAGACATGGACAACTTAATTCTTGTAAACCTTAGATGGTAAACTCCTTTTGCAGTGCAATGATTTAAAAGTGCTGTTATTTTTGCATGAGATAGTGTATTTATTTTGTCGCCTTAGGTTAAAAAACCATATATGCCATATGAATGTGGTCATGTTATCGTTTCCTAATGTTTTGGAAGCTATCTCATTGCACAAAGCATGCTAAAGCAAATGAGTAATTTAGCTCACATTTTTAATGATGGTTTTCTATGTACATTTGCATCAGCTATTTGTATTCTTATTGTTAATTTCTTACTAATTGCGGACTTGTGTTTGAGAACTGACGTCTTGTAGATTTGGGCTATTAGTTGACACTCTTTCAATAGACAGTGTCTACACAAATATGTGTATTAACTAATTAACAATAAGTCAGCTGAAATAAGTTtgtaaaaaaccatttttttggccattcaaataaaaaccaagtttttactATTGAAAACCTGTTTTTCGGCATGCTATCTAGACAGTAAAACCAGGTTTCAAAAACATATTAAGAAAACtgattttctcaaaaccaagttttaagaCCAGTTTTTTCTAAGGGTGCATCAAAAAAGGCCTAAGGCTTGGTTCGAGCAGTGGAATCACCTTTCGCCCACGAAAAGAATGACTTCGCGGGAGAGGGGGACAGAGCTAACGGGACAAAAATAATCTGATATCTTTCAACAGGGTTCGCTTCATCCACGTTACCTTTTTCGAGTAAATGGAGTTTCGACGGCTCGCGATAAGTCTTTAATTTTAGGCTGCTATCAAGGACGGAACGAAAACGACGAGGAGGAAGATCAAAGGTTCCAACATCGAATCCATTGATGGGTGACCATGTTATGAGCAGGGACGGGGCGCCACCTCCTAACTACAGCAGCACCGCCGATGTCGGcgataagaagaagaagaggaagaagaaaaagaaaaaggggaagaagacAAGCGCCGAGCAAGCTTCGGCCACCAAATACGTGAAGGACTGGTTTTACGCCGATTCAACGTTGCCGTCGTCGCCGCCATCGTCTTGTCTGGCTGATTTTGAGGTACCCAAAAGCGTCTGGTGCCCGGAGCCAATCGTTTTCGAGCTCCACTCCCACTCGATATGCAGCGACggctttctttctccctctgcACTGGTCGAGAGGGCTCACAGGAAGGGGTAAGaggcttcttcctccttttccttttcatgaatgTTGGGTTGATTGATTCATGGAGATTTTGTTATTGATAAACGGACTGATCCATCGGAACCTGTTCACTATTTCTGTTGTTCGACATTAGCTACAAAGATGTTTGGGTTATTGTTTTTATACACAGTTATTGTTTGCTTTTATacaatgtttctttttttatgcaattgTATGAATAATGCTCCTAATGTTCTTTCATTTCCCTCACCTTTTCTGTGAATGTTCGTGTCTTTTGGTGATGCATATCCTTCTCAATCCTGAAATGCTTACCGTACAAACAGTTTAGTAACATGAACATTGcctttacattttttcaatgaTGTCAGTAAGGAGATTCAATTGTAGGTTGTGGGTGGAAAGAAAATCTCAAAGGGAACCGGCTTGTTCttttaaccaaaattttttgttggtgACTTGCGAAGAAGGATAAAGTCGCATTTTCTCCCCCATTCTTTCTTCGTCCAGAGCATTAATTCAACATAGGCTGCACCTTTGTGAAGAAAGTGTCACATCCACTTTATTTGCGTTCTGATTCATTTATGTTCCAATTCCTCTATTTATTTATCGTTCTAGCATTATTGGTTCTAATGGTCATCGCGATAACCCCGAATATCAAGAAAATGtgtgaaaaagataaaaaaaaagagattgtaGGCTTTTTGGAACAAACAATGTTCATCGTTGTGGAATCTGGAAACAAAAATTcgtcttttctctttcaaacaTTAGAACCTTGTTTTCCCCTATATTTGTCTTGTTACATGGAAAATTACACCTAGGTAGTGAAACTTATTTGCACTCCCAGCAGCGCAAAATTCCAGGGCACTCTCCTGATCAGCTTTAGCTTCTGTACGATGTTATGCATACTGTCATCAAAACCAGGATTGGTGTAGCTGAATGCCTAGTCAACCTATGTGGCTTCACAGGGTAAAGCTAAAAATCTCTCGTTCTATTAGTTTTTGATGAAATAGAAACTCACTAGCATGCTCTCAGTTTTTTGCATTGTTGGGTCTGTGGCATGAGGATTCAAAGGGTATTTGAACATTACTGGTTTGAAACACGCATTCAGAACAGGTGAAAGTACTTGCACTGACCGATCATGATACAATGGCTGGGATACCAGAGGCAATAGAAGCAGCTCGCAAGTATGGAATGAGAATAATTCCTGGCGTTGAGATTAGCGCCATGTTCTCACCTAGGTATACTTTCTGTTGAAGCTCTTGTTTGCATAGTTTCTGCAGTGTTCTTTACTGCATGTAGAATGTAGAAATTGACGTTTTGGTACTAATGATAATCAGGGAAGACTCTGGAACTGAAGAGCCAGTTCATATCCTTGCATATTATGGTAGCTGTGGTCCTTCCAGATTCGAAGAGCTGGAGAAATGCTTGGCCAATATAAGGGATGGGCGTTACATGCGTGCAAAAGACATGTtgctgaagttgaaaaatttgaaaatgccTCTTAAATGGGAGCATGTTGCAAGAATTGCTGGCAATGGTGTAGCTCCTGGCAGGGTTCATGTGGCTCGTGCCATGGTTGAAGCTGGTCATGTGGAGAATCTAAAGCAGGCTTTTAGCAGATATCTTTATGATGGTGGACCTGCCTATGCAACGTATGTGTTGGTGGTCTTCTTGCCACTGAATGCTATAACAAAGGcaacatattttcttatttgCTTATGTTTATTGTCTTGATTCAGGGGTAACGAGCTTCTTGCTGAGGAAGCTGTTCAACTGATTCATCGAACTGGGGGCATTGCTGCTTTGGCCCATCCGTGGGCATTGAAGAACCCTGGTGCTGTTATCAAAAGTTTGAAAGGTTCTGGTCTTCATGCAATTGAGGTATACAGGAGCGATGGGAAATTAGCTGGTATGTGGATTTCCTATTGTTCTCGTGTGCATCTTGCATAATTTTGTTATAGTTTGTCATAGACGAGTTTGTCTAATTTTCACTATAATTTCCAGTTGCTGATCCATCCTGGGGCTTCATTGCGTCATTTTGTTTCCTTGGAAAATGTTGTTAATACACCTACTTATCCATATGCTTTTCCCTGTCCAATAGGATTAGGTGATCTTGCTGATTTGCATGGGCTTGTGAAGCTTGGCGGTTCAGATTTTCATGGAAGAGGTGGACACGATGAATCTGATCTTGGAACAGTAAATCTTTCAGTGTTAGCTGTTCAGGAATTTCTTAAGCTAGCTCGGCCTATTTGGTGTGATGCTCTTAGAGATGTCCTGCTGAGTTTTGCTGAGGAACCGTCTGAATCTAGCAAATTCAAGAAATTTAGAAACCATGAGAAGGATGTCGTCTCTCCTTCCTTGTGTTTTTGGTTGACAGATGAGGAAAGGCAAACTGTGGAGATGGAGGCCATGAGGCTGAAACTCTCCCACACCGTTGTCAATGAGAGGGGTATCCCTATATCTGTTATTGGGAAATAGTGAACTCTACTAACTTTCCCAGTTTTgtcagtttcctttttttcagcTGACAAAACTGTCCCAGATGCGATGCCTGTGTGTTAACCCCTTAGTCTTTGAATTTCATTGTTTGTTGTTCGGCTTAGGTCAGCAAGATGCCCATAGGTGAAATCACATCGTGGATGTGGAAACTTATGGATGTATCTCTATCACTCTCAATCTTTGGttttaattttaacatttgTTGAACACAAATTGGTTTTGGTTTTAACACTTACTGAACACAAATTTGTTGGCTTGAGAAAGCCAtgtagctctctctctctctcaaaagaaaaacGCTATTGCTGGGCTGGCCTTCTACCCTTTTATTAATGGGGGCGACCTTTGAGGGGTATTCAGCAGAAACCATCATCTGTGAAGCAAAACCGTTGGTCCTTATTCAATCACTGCGCCACAGGCTTCTGTCCTACAAGCTGGCAGTTACCTTTTTTGCCATTTGTTCTGGGTAGCTTAACAGAAGAAAAACCGACGAAGTATCCctttgcaaagaaaaaactGGTCGATCATATTCAAAGTCGATAGCTGAGATTACTCCTCTACCCCATCTACTAGTGGTGGCGACTATTTGAACCCATGTTTCTCTTAGCTGCACACTAGCCCAACGGAAGACTCCGTTAATGAACTTCTGATTGAAGGGGCCCTAGTGGCTTTCCCCTTACCCATCTTGATGCCTCTTCTCAGCCACGTATCACGTCTTAGGAGATCTTTGATGCCTATTCTCAGCCACGTTTCCCGTCTTGGGAGCTCTTGTTTTCTGTTTCTGAAGCTAACCAAAAAG encodes the following:
- the LOC116261720 gene encoding uncharacterized protein LOC116261720, with amino-acid sequence MGDHVMSRDGAPPPNYSSTADVGDKKKKRKKKKKKGKKTSAEQASATKYVKDWFYADSTLPSSPPSSCLADFEVPKSVWCPEPIVFELHSHSICSDGFLSPSALVERAHRKGVKVLALTDHDTMAGIPEAIEAARKYGMRIIPGVEISAMFSPREDSGTEEPVHILAYYGSCGPSRFEELEKCLANIRDGRYMRAKDMLLKLKNLKMPLKWEHVARIAGNGVAPGRVHVARAMVEAGHVENLKQAFSRYLYDGGPAYATGNELLAEEAVQLIHRTGGIAALAHPWALKNPGAVIKSLKGSGLHAIEVYRSDGKLAGLGDLADLHGLVKLGGSDFHGRGGHDESDLGTVNLSVLAVQEFLKLARPIWCDALRDVLLSFAEEPSESSKFKKFRNHEKDVVSPSLCFWLTDEERQTVEMEAMRLKLSHTVVNERGIPISVIGK